One part of the Larus michahellis chromosome 22, bLarMic1.1, whole genome shotgun sequence genome encodes these proteins:
- the RAPGEF3 gene encoding rap guanine nucleotide exchange factor 3 isoform X4, which yields MGTTAGCLRGAELIFAGEGGGFPTFCRCLLLRAGMGEADGGEPSGCALEQQYCPLSPSLQAYGSWKLLLAWWLHLIPPGNLFPSSRCRQIPPSSFFATSLQPRLPFPGISGTSQPGVPKQLRPSPSQSTSATVSPRSWRGRRGQSRSPDPPLPGEAPGGDGKPLAGCRAFGGCGWARTFSGAVKPEITPVVFLGIPNKSSTRAWNGRRWPWPPARPPTAAGFLETSRIRAPARPVSRKMERGNSFGSGSETAMRQGTPLLDTESTLDYGHSLTQASSEKIWRAGKLLFIHLTSTRPGLIRDHKHHLRHHRQCCSGKELVDWLLSAGLAVQTRSQAVGVCQVLVDGGVLTHVKQEWHFQDKDTQFYRFAELELSPESGTGLRDAEELLEALAFLAQLGPDALLTMALRKPPAQRTEDELELIFEELLHIKAVAHLSNSVKRELASVLMFESHQRAGTVLFSQGDKGTSWYIIWKGSVNVVTHGKGLVATLHEGDDFGQLALVNDAPRAATIILREDNCHFLRVDKQDFNHILKDVEANTVRLKEHGKVVLVLQKNLQGGSNQPAAARSSSRYFVMAGTPEKILEHLLEFMRLDATLYDPVDTLLGDFLLTYTVFMPTSQLCRALLHHFRAEPLEGSEQEKATYSLHKRRKILRLVSQWVLLYGRLLQGDRSTTALLQNLADLASQDPRLGGLGQEQAQDRRRPRALENGDGSVSPQPKARSSVNWLTSQEEAIPGSSCALRAQDKVPYEIYRPDHSCLITVLPINASVRDVLRSLAPRLGRDQEHILVKVNSAGEKVGLQPDAVGVFTALGLNERLFAVSVEELGSLTPHPEQLGPHVGSSETLDLISSKDLASHLTDYDWNLFKSIHQVEMIHYIVGPQKFHDVTTANLERVMRRFNELQYWVATELCLCPEVGRRAQLLRKFIKLAAHLKEQKNLNSFFAVMFGVSNTAVSRLAKTWERLPHKIRKLHSALERMLDPSWNHRVYRLAVAKLSPPIIPFVPLLLKDMTFIHEGNRTLAENLINFEKMHMMAKTVRVLQRCRGHAHAPLSPLRNRSPHRPEDPKAVRISTCSEQSLSVRSPVSTWAYLQHLKAIDSQKELLRLSHDLES from the exons ATGGGGACAACCGCCGGCTGTTTGAGGGGAGCAGAGCTGATttttgctggggaaggggggggtttcCCCACTTTTTGCAGGTGCCTGTTGCTCAGGGCGGGTATGGGAGAGGCGGACGGCGGGGAACCGTCTGGCTGTGCCTTGGAGCAGCAATattgtcccttgtccccatcgcTGCAAGCCTACGGCTCCTGGAAACTCCTCCTCGCCTGGTGGCTCCATCTCATCCCTCCTGGCAACTTGTTTCCCTCATCCCGGTGCCGGCAAATCCCTCCCAGCTCTTTCTTTGCCACAAGcctccagcccaggctgccgTTCCCTGGCATCAGCGGGACATCGCAGCCCGGCGTCCCCAAGCAGCTCCGTCCTTCACCTTCCCAGAGTACAAGTGCCACCGTGTCACCACGTTCCTGGAGAGGACGGAGGGGACAGAGCaggtcccctgacccccccctccccggcgaGGCTCCCGGGGGGGATGGCAAGCCCCTGGCTGGCTGCCGGGCCTTTGGAGGCTGCGGATGGGCGAGGACTTTCTCCGGAGCCGTAAAGCCTGAAATAACTCCTGTTGTTTTCCTCGGGATCCCAAACAAAAGCAGCACGCGAGCGTGGAATGGTCGCCGTTGGCCttggccgcccgcccgcccgcccaccgCTGCCGGATTTCTGGAGACAAGCAGGATCCGAGCGCCCGCGCGTCCCGTAAGCAGGAAGATGGAAAGAGGCAACTCCTTCGGAAGCGGTTCAGAGACGGCGATGAGGcagggg ACTCCACTTTTGGACACGGAATCCACCCTGGATTATGGACACAGCCTTACCCAG gCATCCTCGGAGAAGATCTGGCGAGCCGGGAAGCTCCTCTTCATCCACCTCACCAGCACCCGCCCCGGCCTCATCCGGGACCACAAGCATCACCTGCGGCATCACAG GCAGTGCTGCTCGGGGAAGGAGCTGGTGGACTGGCTGCTGAGCGCTGGGCTGGCCGTGCAGACACGCAGCCAGGCCGTCGGCGTCTGCCAGGTGCTGGTGGACGGAGGTGTCCTGACCCACG tgAAGCAGGAGTGGCATTTCCAGGACAAGGACACCCAGTTTTACCGCTTTGCCGAGCTGGAGCTGAGCCCCGAGTCCGGCACGGGGCTGCGGGATgcggaggagctgctggaggcactGGCCTTCCTGGCCCAGCTGGGTCCCGACGCATTGCTCACCATGGCCCTGCGCAAGCC gCCTGCCCAGCGCACGGAGGACGAGCTGGAGCTCATATTTGAGGAGCTCCTCCACATCAAAGCCGTGGCTCATCTCTCCAACTCG GTGAAGCGGGAGCTGGCATCCGTGCTGATGTTCGAGTCGCACCAGAGAGCTGGCACCGTGC TGTTCAGCCAAGGAGATAAGGGCACATCGTGGTACATCATCTGGAAGGGCTCGGTGAACGTGGTCACCCATGGCAAG GGCTTGGTGGCCACCCTGCACGAGGGGGACGACTTTGGGCAGCTGGCGCTGGTGAACGACGCGCCCCGGGCGGCCACCATCATCCTGCGAGAGGACAACTGCCACTTCCTCCGGGTGGACAAGCAGGACTTCAACCACATCCTCAAG GATGTGGAAGCCAACACCGTGCGCCTGAAGGAGCACGGGAAGGTGGTGCTCGTCCTGCAGAAGAACCTGCAGGGTGGCAGCAACCAGCCAGCCGCGGCACGGAGCAGCAG CAGGTACTTCGTGATGGCTGGGACGCCGGAGAAGATCCTCGAGCATCTGCTGGAGTTCATGAGGCTCGACGCCACGCTCTACGACCCCGTGG ATACCCTGCTGGGGGATTTCCTGCTGACTTACACCGTGTTCATGCCGACCtcgcagctctgcagagctctgctgcacCA TTTCCGCGCGGAGCCGCTGGAGGGCTCGGAGCAGGAGAAGGCCACCTACTCCCTGCACAAGCGGCGGAAGATCCTGCGGCTGGTGAGCCAGTGGGTGCTGCTCTACGGGCGGCTGCTGCAGGGCGACCGCAGCACCACGGCTCTGCTGCAG AACCTCGCCGACCTGGCAAGCCAGGACCCCCGCCTGGGCGGGCTGGGCCAGGAGCAAGCGCAGGACCGCCGGCGGCCCCGAGC GCTGGAGAACGGAGACGGCAGCGTTTCTCCCCAGCCCAAG GCTCGGAGCTCGGTGAACTGGCTCACGAGCCAGGAGGAGGCCATTCCGGGCAGCAGCTGTGCCTTAAGAGCCCAGGACAAAG TGCCCTACGAGATCTACAGACCGGACCACTCGTGCCTGATCACGGTGCTGCCCATCAACGCCTCGGTGCGGGACGTCCTGCGGTCCCTCGCTCCCCGGCTGGGCCGGGACCAGGAGCACATCCTAGTGAAGGTGAATTCGGCCGGAG AGAAAGTGGGGCTGCAGCCGGACGCCGTGGGGGTGTTCACGGCGCTGGGGCTCAATGAGAGGCTCTTTGCCGTGAGCGTGGAGGAACTGGGCAGCCTG accccccaccccgagcagcTGGGCCCCCACGTCGGCTCCTCAGAGACCCTGGACCTCATCAGCTCCAAGGACCTGGCCAGCCACCTCACCGACTACGACTGGAACCTCTTCAAGAGCATCCACCAG GTGGAAATGATCCACTACATCGTCGGGCCGCAGAAGTTTCACGACGTGACCACGGCCAACCTGGAGCGGGTCATGCGGCGCTTCAACGAGCTGCAGTACTGGGTGGCCACGGAGCTGTGCCTCTGCCCCGAGGTGGGCAGGCGAGCCCAGCTCCTCCGCAAGTTCATCAAACTGGCCGCACA CCTCaaggagcagaagaacctgaatTCCTTCTTCGCGGTGATGTTTGGTGTGAGCAACACGGCCGTCAGCCGGCTGGCCAAGACCTGGGAG AGGCTGCCCCACAAGATCCGAAAGCTGCACTCGGCGCTGGAGCGGATGCTG GACCCGTCGTGGAACCACAGGGTCTATCGCCTGGCCGTCGCCAAGCTGAGCCCCCCCATCATCCCCTTCGTGCCCCTCCTCCTCAAAG ACATGACGTTCATCCACGAGGGCAATCGCACGCTGGCCGAGAACCTCATCAACTTTGAGAAGATG CACATGATGGCAAAGACCGTGCGTGTCCTGCAGCGCTGCCGGGGCCACGCACACG CTCCGCTCTCCCCGCTGCGAAATCGCTCCCCGCACCGGCCGGAGGACCCCAAAGCTGTCAGGATCTCCACGT